A single window of Zea mays cultivar B73 chromosome 10, Zm-B73-REFERENCE-NAM-5.0, whole genome shotgun sequence DNA harbors:
- the LOC100383037 gene encoding NAC domain-containing protein 14 isoform X3, translating to MALWALPVGFRFHPTDEELVSHYLKGKITGQINSEAEVIPEIDICKCEPWDLPGKSLIRSDDPEWFFLAPKDRKYPNGSRSNRATVAGYWKATGPDRNIKSKGDKSKQFTIGKKKTLVFHRGRAPKGERTGWIMHEYRTTEPQFESGKQGGYVLYRLFWKPEEKTERSSPKEMDRSGNSPTTIRSSRDNQEANEEANTPLNKKSLESALHDPIELPNSAETPAGPRKMCLADRNDNLVATAPVVSHIPFQGHAAGVAKVDPSAAASAHFVNPQNGNDDCNNFMSDFTPILPHENAFFTGTQQGAFGFDGNGIMNHPDALDAFLNQTLVDTDEHSSTTSKVQYDSDIPTEFANHWNMQDEHQDWWEKLDFEPYEPTLLPYDTTDLDVLSVDSGADSFNDLFNVTGITLRPQQLDSTVQPDCVFPDQGTALRRLKLQVVECGESITKDESEDEVSCVESPNYFDESVEFAAEKGVASYGDGADSTGIVIRSRYPAPSSSSESSFTQQGTAMRRLRLQLGLNEGTCPSSGDSSSCIVDESESQQKAEIEEDASTNLAGSVDNLPGNSHDDEQKDIPEHGVKSVLRLRKTSAESLKDVKQEDCLEPDGRAPMQRVGFQSSIIWLVLSVAVLLLLYCGVWMSMICILVRCFAHMGSWHQPDV from the exons ATGGCGCTCTGGGCGCTGCCGGTCGGCTTCCGCTTCCACCCCACCGACGAGGAGCTCGTCAGCCACTACCTCAAGGGCAAGATCACCGGCCAGATcaactccgaggccgaggtcatcCCCGAGATCGACATCTGCAAGTGCGAGCCGTGGGACCTCCCAG GTAAGTCTCTGATCCGGTCCGACGATCCTGAGTGGTTCTTCTTGGCGCCCAAGGACCGCAAGTACCCCAACGGTAGCAGGTCGAACAGGGCCACCGTGGCCGGGTACTGGAAGGCTACTGGCCCGGACAGGAACATCAAGTCCAAGGGCGACAAGAGCAAACAGTTTACCATCGGCAAGAAGAAGACCCTTGTCTTCCACCGTGGACGCGCCCCGAAGGGCGAGCGCacagggtggattatgcacgagtACCGCACCACCGAGCCTCAGTTCGAGTCTGGCAAGCAG GGTGGTTATGTTCTTTATCGCCTCTTCTGGAAACCAGAGGAGAAAACTGAGCGCTCCAGCCCAAAGGAAATGGATAGAAGTGGCAACTCGCCTACTACTATTCGTTCTTCACGTGACAACCAAGAGGCGAATGAGGAAGCTAATACACCATTAAATAAAAAATCTCTAGAATCTGCTCTGCATGATCCGATTGAGCTGCCCAATTCTGCTGAAACCCCTGCTGGGCCAAGGAAAATGTGCCTGGCGGACAGAAATGATAATTTGGTGGCTACTGCACCGGTTGTTTCCCATATACCTTTCCAGGGACATGCTGCTGGTGTAGCTAAG GTTGATCCTTCAGCTGCTGCTTCAGCCCACTTCGTTAATCCCCAGAATGGAAATGACGACTGCAACAATTTTATGTCTGATTTCACCCCCATTCTACCGCATGAAAATGCATTCTTCACTGGTACACAGCAAGGAGCTTTTGGTTTTGATGGAAATGGCATCATGAATCATCCTGATGCCCTGGATGCTTTCTTGAACCAAACACTTGTTGATACTGATGAACATTCATCGACAACATCAAAAGTTCAGTATGATTCTGACATTCCAACAGAATTTGCGAACCATTGGAATATGCAG GATGAGCATCAAGACTGGTGGGAAAAGTTAGATTTTGAGCCATATGAACCAACTTTGCTTCCTTATGACACCACTGACCTAGACGTACTCTCAGTAGACTCTGGCGCCGATTCCTTCAATGACCTCTTCAATGTGACTGGCATTACTCTTAGGCCTCAACAGTTGGACTCCACTGTGCAACCAGACTGTGTGTTCCCTGATCAGGGCACTGCACTAAGGAGGCTGAAGCTACAGGTTGTTGAGTGTGGGGAGAGCATAACTAAAGATGAGAGTGAAGATGAAGTATCATGTGTTGAAAGTCCAAACTATTTTGATGAATCTGTCGAGTTCGCTGCAGAGAAGGGTGTGGCTTCTTATGGGGATGGGGCTGACTCAACTGGGATTGTTATTAGAAGCCGTTACCCTGCCCCAAGTTCAAGCTCAGAGAGTTCATTCACTCAACAGGGAACTGCTATGCGAAGGCTACGGTTGCAGTTGGGCCTTAACGAAGGCACATGTCCTAGTAGTGGTGATTCATCAAGCTGCATCGTAGATGAATCAGAAAGTCAGCAGAAAGCAGAG ATTGAAGAGGATGCAAGCACGAACCTAGCTGGAAGTGTTGATAATCTACCTGGCAATAGCCATGATGATGAGCAAAAGGACATCCCTGAACATG GAGTTAAATCTGTCCTGAGGCTGCGGAAAACTTCTGCGGAAAGTCTGAAGGATGTGAAGCAGGAGGATTGTCTGGAGCCAGACGGGAGAGCACCGATGCAGAGGGTAGGCTTCCAATCATCCATCATCTGGCTGGTTCTTTCGGTGGCTGTGCTGCTGCTTCTCTATTGTGGCGTATGGATGAGTATGATATGTATCCTGGTGCGGTGTTTTGCGCACATGGGTTCCTGGCATCAACCTGATGTGTGA
- the LOC100383037 gene encoding NAC domain-containing protein 14 isoform X1, producing the protein MALWALPVGFRFHPTDEELVSHYLKGKITGQINSEAEVIPEIDICKCEPWDLPGKSLIRSDDPEWFFLAPKDRKYPNGSRSNRATVAGYWKATGPDRNIKSKGDKSKQFTIGKKKTLVFHRGRAPKGERTGWIMHEYRTTEPQFESGKQGGYVLYRLFWKPEEKTERSSPKEMDRSGNSPTTIRSSRDNQEANEEANTPLNKKSLESALHDPIELPNSAETPAGPRKMCLADRNDNLVATAPVVSHIPFQGHAAGVAKQVDPSAAASAHFVNPQNGNDDCNNFMSDFTPILPHENAFFTGTQQGAFGFDGNGIMNHPDALDAFLNQTLVDTDEHSSTTSKVQYDSDIPTEFANHWNMQDEHQDWWEKLDFEPYEPTLLPYDTTDLDVLSVDSGADSFNDLFNVTGITLRPQQLDSTVQPDCVFPDQGTALRRLKLQVVECGESITKDESEDEVSCVESPNYFDESVEFAAEKGVASYGDGADSTGIVIRSRYPAPSSSSESSFTQQGTAMRRLRLQLGLNEGTCPSSGDSSSCIVDESESQQKAEIEEDASTNLAGSVDNLPGNSHDDEQKDIPEHDAEMSVSGVKSVLRLRKTSAESLKDVKQEDCLEPDGRAPMQRVGFQSSIIWLVLSVAVLLLLYCGVWMSMICILVRCFAHMGSWHQPDV; encoded by the exons ATGGCGCTCTGGGCGCTGCCGGTCGGCTTCCGCTTCCACCCCACCGACGAGGAGCTCGTCAGCCACTACCTCAAGGGCAAGATCACCGGCCAGATcaactccgaggccgaggtcatcCCCGAGATCGACATCTGCAAGTGCGAGCCGTGGGACCTCCCAG GTAAGTCTCTGATCCGGTCCGACGATCCTGAGTGGTTCTTCTTGGCGCCCAAGGACCGCAAGTACCCCAACGGTAGCAGGTCGAACAGGGCCACCGTGGCCGGGTACTGGAAGGCTACTGGCCCGGACAGGAACATCAAGTCCAAGGGCGACAAGAGCAAACAGTTTACCATCGGCAAGAAGAAGACCCTTGTCTTCCACCGTGGACGCGCCCCGAAGGGCGAGCGCacagggtggattatgcacgagtACCGCACCACCGAGCCTCAGTTCGAGTCTGGCAAGCAG GGTGGTTATGTTCTTTATCGCCTCTTCTGGAAACCAGAGGAGAAAACTGAGCGCTCCAGCCCAAAGGAAATGGATAGAAGTGGCAACTCGCCTACTACTATTCGTTCTTCACGTGACAACCAAGAGGCGAATGAGGAAGCTAATACACCATTAAATAAAAAATCTCTAGAATCTGCTCTGCATGATCCGATTGAGCTGCCCAATTCTGCTGAAACCCCTGCTGGGCCAAGGAAAATGTGCCTGGCGGACAGAAATGATAATTTGGTGGCTACTGCACCGGTTGTTTCCCATATACCTTTCCAGGGACATGCTGCTGGTGTAGCTAAG CAGGTTGATCCTTCAGCTGCTGCTTCAGCCCACTTCGTTAATCCCCAGAATGGAAATGACGACTGCAACAATTTTATGTCTGATTTCACCCCCATTCTACCGCATGAAAATGCATTCTTCACTGGTACACAGCAAGGAGCTTTTGGTTTTGATGGAAATGGCATCATGAATCATCCTGATGCCCTGGATGCTTTCTTGAACCAAACACTTGTTGATACTGATGAACATTCATCGACAACATCAAAAGTTCAGTATGATTCTGACATTCCAACAGAATTTGCGAACCATTGGAATATGCAG GATGAGCATCAAGACTGGTGGGAAAAGTTAGATTTTGAGCCATATGAACCAACTTTGCTTCCTTATGACACCACTGACCTAGACGTACTCTCAGTAGACTCTGGCGCCGATTCCTTCAATGACCTCTTCAATGTGACTGGCATTACTCTTAGGCCTCAACAGTTGGACTCCACTGTGCAACCAGACTGTGTGTTCCCTGATCAGGGCACTGCACTAAGGAGGCTGAAGCTACAGGTTGTTGAGTGTGGGGAGAGCATAACTAAAGATGAGAGTGAAGATGAAGTATCATGTGTTGAAAGTCCAAACTATTTTGATGAATCTGTCGAGTTCGCTGCAGAGAAGGGTGTGGCTTCTTATGGGGATGGGGCTGACTCAACTGGGATTGTTATTAGAAGCCGTTACCCTGCCCCAAGTTCAAGCTCAGAGAGTTCATTCACTCAACAGGGAACTGCTATGCGAAGGCTACGGTTGCAGTTGGGCCTTAACGAAGGCACATGTCCTAGTAGTGGTGATTCATCAAGCTGCATCGTAGATGAATCAGAAAGTCAGCAGAAAGCAGAG ATTGAAGAGGATGCAAGCACGAACCTAGCTGGAAGTGTTGATAATCTACCTGGCAATAGCCATGATGATGAGCAAAAGGACATCCCTGAACATG ATGCTGAAATGTCTGTTTCAGGAGTTAAATCTGTCCTGAGGCTGCGGAAAACTTCTGCGGAAAGTCTGAAGGATGTGAAGCAGGAGGATTGTCTGGAGCCAGACGGGAGAGCACCGATGCAGAGGGTAGGCTTCCAATCATCCATCATCTGGCTGGTTCTTTCGGTGGCTGTGCTGCTGCTTCTCTATTGTGGCGTATGGATGAGTATGATATGTATCCTGGTGCGGTGTTTTGCGCACATGGGTTCCTGGCATCAACCTGATGTGTGA
- the LOC100383037 gene encoding NAC domain-containing protein 14 isoform X2: MALWALPVGFRFHPTDEELVSHYLKGKITGQINSEAEVIPEIDICKCEPWDLPGKSLIRSDDPEWFFLAPKDRKYPNGSRSNRATVAGYWKATGPDRNIKSKGDKSKQFTIGKKKTLVFHRGRAPKGERTGWIMHEYRTTEPQFESGKQGGYVLYRLFWKPEEKTERSSPKEMDRSGNSPTTIRSSRDNQEANEEANTPLNKKSLESALHDPIELPNSAETPAGPRKMCLADRNDNLVATAPVVSHIPFQGHAAGVAKQVDPSAAASAHFVNPQNGNDDCNNFMSDFTPILPHENAFFTGTQQGAFGFDGNGIMNHPDALDAFLNQTLVDTDEHSSTTSKVQYDSDIPTEFANHWNMQDEHQDWWEKLDFEPYEPTLLPYDTTDLDVLSVDSGADSFNDLFNVTGITLRPQQLDSTVQPDCVFPDQGTALRRLKLQVVECGESITKDESEDEVSCVESPNYFDESVEFAAEKGVASYGDGADSTGIVIRSRYPAPSSSSESSFTQQGTAMRRLRLQLGLNEGTCPSSGDSSSCIVDESESQQKAEIEEDASTNLAGSVDNLPGNSHDDEQKDIPEHGVKSVLRLRKTSAESLKDVKQEDCLEPDGRAPMQRVGFQSSIIWLVLSVAVLLLLYCGVWMSMICILVRCFAHMGSWHQPDV, from the exons ATGGCGCTCTGGGCGCTGCCGGTCGGCTTCCGCTTCCACCCCACCGACGAGGAGCTCGTCAGCCACTACCTCAAGGGCAAGATCACCGGCCAGATcaactccgaggccgaggtcatcCCCGAGATCGACATCTGCAAGTGCGAGCCGTGGGACCTCCCAG GTAAGTCTCTGATCCGGTCCGACGATCCTGAGTGGTTCTTCTTGGCGCCCAAGGACCGCAAGTACCCCAACGGTAGCAGGTCGAACAGGGCCACCGTGGCCGGGTACTGGAAGGCTACTGGCCCGGACAGGAACATCAAGTCCAAGGGCGACAAGAGCAAACAGTTTACCATCGGCAAGAAGAAGACCCTTGTCTTCCACCGTGGACGCGCCCCGAAGGGCGAGCGCacagggtggattatgcacgagtACCGCACCACCGAGCCTCAGTTCGAGTCTGGCAAGCAG GGTGGTTATGTTCTTTATCGCCTCTTCTGGAAACCAGAGGAGAAAACTGAGCGCTCCAGCCCAAAGGAAATGGATAGAAGTGGCAACTCGCCTACTACTATTCGTTCTTCACGTGACAACCAAGAGGCGAATGAGGAAGCTAATACACCATTAAATAAAAAATCTCTAGAATCTGCTCTGCATGATCCGATTGAGCTGCCCAATTCTGCTGAAACCCCTGCTGGGCCAAGGAAAATGTGCCTGGCGGACAGAAATGATAATTTGGTGGCTACTGCACCGGTTGTTTCCCATATACCTTTCCAGGGACATGCTGCTGGTGTAGCTAAG CAGGTTGATCCTTCAGCTGCTGCTTCAGCCCACTTCGTTAATCCCCAGAATGGAAATGACGACTGCAACAATTTTATGTCTGATTTCACCCCCATTCTACCGCATGAAAATGCATTCTTCACTGGTACACAGCAAGGAGCTTTTGGTTTTGATGGAAATGGCATCATGAATCATCCTGATGCCCTGGATGCTTTCTTGAACCAAACACTTGTTGATACTGATGAACATTCATCGACAACATCAAAAGTTCAGTATGATTCTGACATTCCAACAGAATTTGCGAACCATTGGAATATGCAG GATGAGCATCAAGACTGGTGGGAAAAGTTAGATTTTGAGCCATATGAACCAACTTTGCTTCCTTATGACACCACTGACCTAGACGTACTCTCAGTAGACTCTGGCGCCGATTCCTTCAATGACCTCTTCAATGTGACTGGCATTACTCTTAGGCCTCAACAGTTGGACTCCACTGTGCAACCAGACTGTGTGTTCCCTGATCAGGGCACTGCACTAAGGAGGCTGAAGCTACAGGTTGTTGAGTGTGGGGAGAGCATAACTAAAGATGAGAGTGAAGATGAAGTATCATGTGTTGAAAGTCCAAACTATTTTGATGAATCTGTCGAGTTCGCTGCAGAGAAGGGTGTGGCTTCTTATGGGGATGGGGCTGACTCAACTGGGATTGTTATTAGAAGCCGTTACCCTGCCCCAAGTTCAAGCTCAGAGAGTTCATTCACTCAACAGGGAACTGCTATGCGAAGGCTACGGTTGCAGTTGGGCCTTAACGAAGGCACATGTCCTAGTAGTGGTGATTCATCAAGCTGCATCGTAGATGAATCAGAAAGTCAGCAGAAAGCAGAG ATTGAAGAGGATGCAAGCACGAACCTAGCTGGAAGTGTTGATAATCTACCTGGCAATAGCCATGATGATGAGCAAAAGGACATCCCTGAACATG GAGTTAAATCTGTCCTGAGGCTGCGGAAAACTTCTGCGGAAAGTCTGAAGGATGTGAAGCAGGAGGATTGTCTGGAGCCAGACGGGAGAGCACCGATGCAGAGGGTAGGCTTCCAATCATCCATCATCTGGCTGGTTCTTTCGGTGGCTGTGCTGCTGCTTCTCTATTGTGGCGTATGGATGAGTATGATATGTATCCTGGTGCGGTGTTTTGCGCACATGGGTTCCTGGCATCAACCTGATGTGTGA
- the LOC100383037 gene encoding NAC domain-containing protein 14 has product MALWALPVGFRFHPTDEELVSHYLKGKITGQINSEAEVIPEIDICKCEPWDLPGKSLIRSDDPEWFFLAPKDRKYPNGSRSNRATVAGYWKATGPDRNIKSKGDKSKQFTIGKKKTLVFHRGRAPKGERTGWIMHEYRTTEPQFESGKQGGYVLYRLFWKPEEKTERSSPKEMDRSGNSPTTIRSSRDNQEANEEANTPLNKKSLESALHDPIELPNSAETPAGPRKMCLADRNDNLVATAPVVSHIPFQGHAAGVAKVDPSAAASAHFVNPQNGNDDCNNFMSDFTPILPHENAFFTGTQQGAFGFDGNGIMNHPDALDAFLNQTLVDTDEHSSTTSKVQYDSDIPTEFANHWNMQDEHQDWWEKLDFEPYEPTLLPYDTTDLDVLSVDSGADSFNDLFNVTGITLRPQQLDSTVQPDCVFPDQGTALRRLKLQVVECGESITKDESEDEVSCVESPNYFDESVEFAAEKGVASYGDGADSTGIVIRSRYPAPSSSSESSFTQQGTAMRRLRLQLGLNEGTCPSSGDSSSCIVDESESQQKAEIEEDASTNLAGSVDNLPGNSHDDEQKDIPEHDAEMSVSGVKSVLRLRKTSAESLKDVKQEDCLEPDGRAPMQRVGFQSSIIWLVLSVAVLLLLYCGVWMSMICILVRCFAHMGSWHQPDV; this is encoded by the exons ATGGCGCTCTGGGCGCTGCCGGTCGGCTTCCGCTTCCACCCCACCGACGAGGAGCTCGTCAGCCACTACCTCAAGGGCAAGATCACCGGCCAGATcaactccgaggccgaggtcatcCCCGAGATCGACATCTGCAAGTGCGAGCCGTGGGACCTCCCAG GTAAGTCTCTGATCCGGTCCGACGATCCTGAGTGGTTCTTCTTGGCGCCCAAGGACCGCAAGTACCCCAACGGTAGCAGGTCGAACAGGGCCACCGTGGCCGGGTACTGGAAGGCTACTGGCCCGGACAGGAACATCAAGTCCAAGGGCGACAAGAGCAAACAGTTTACCATCGGCAAGAAGAAGACCCTTGTCTTCCACCGTGGACGCGCCCCGAAGGGCGAGCGCacagggtggattatgcacgagtACCGCACCACCGAGCCTCAGTTCGAGTCTGGCAAGCAG GGTGGTTATGTTCTTTATCGCCTCTTCTGGAAACCAGAGGAGAAAACTGAGCGCTCCAGCCCAAAGGAAATGGATAGAAGTGGCAACTCGCCTACTACTATTCGTTCTTCACGTGACAACCAAGAGGCGAATGAGGAAGCTAATACACCATTAAATAAAAAATCTCTAGAATCTGCTCTGCATGATCCGATTGAGCTGCCCAATTCTGCTGAAACCCCTGCTGGGCCAAGGAAAATGTGCCTGGCGGACAGAAATGATAATTTGGTGGCTACTGCACCGGTTGTTTCCCATATACCTTTCCAGGGACATGCTGCTGGTGTAGCTAAG GTTGATCCTTCAGCTGCTGCTTCAGCCCACTTCGTTAATCCCCAGAATGGAAATGACGACTGCAACAATTTTATGTCTGATTTCACCCCCATTCTACCGCATGAAAATGCATTCTTCACTGGTACACAGCAAGGAGCTTTTGGTTTTGATGGAAATGGCATCATGAATCATCCTGATGCCCTGGATGCTTTCTTGAACCAAACACTTGTTGATACTGATGAACATTCATCGACAACATCAAAAGTTCAGTATGATTCTGACATTCCAACAGAATTTGCGAACCATTGGAATATGCAG GATGAGCATCAAGACTGGTGGGAAAAGTTAGATTTTGAGCCATATGAACCAACTTTGCTTCCTTATGACACCACTGACCTAGACGTACTCTCAGTAGACTCTGGCGCCGATTCCTTCAATGACCTCTTCAATGTGACTGGCATTACTCTTAGGCCTCAACAGTTGGACTCCACTGTGCAACCAGACTGTGTGTTCCCTGATCAGGGCACTGCACTAAGGAGGCTGAAGCTACAGGTTGTTGAGTGTGGGGAGAGCATAACTAAAGATGAGAGTGAAGATGAAGTATCATGTGTTGAAAGTCCAAACTATTTTGATGAATCTGTCGAGTTCGCTGCAGAGAAGGGTGTGGCTTCTTATGGGGATGGGGCTGACTCAACTGGGATTGTTATTAGAAGCCGTTACCCTGCCCCAAGTTCAAGCTCAGAGAGTTCATTCACTCAACAGGGAACTGCTATGCGAAGGCTACGGTTGCAGTTGGGCCTTAACGAAGGCACATGTCCTAGTAGTGGTGATTCATCAAGCTGCATCGTAGATGAATCAGAAAGTCAGCAGAAAGCAGAG ATTGAAGAGGATGCAAGCACGAACCTAGCTGGAAGTGTTGATAATCTACCTGGCAATAGCCATGATGATGAGCAAAAGGACATCCCTGAACATG ATGCTGAAATGTCTGTTTCAGGAGTTAAATCTGTCCTGAGGCTGCGGAAAACTTCTGCGGAAAGTCTGAAGGATGTGAAGCAGGAGGATTGTCTGGAGCCAGACGGGAGAGCACCGATGCAGAGGGTAGGCTTCCAATCATCCATCATCTGGCTGGTTCTTTCGGTGGCTGTGCTGCTGCTTCTCTATTGTGGCGTATGGATGAGTATGATATGTATCCTGGTGCGGTGTTTTGCGCACATGGGTTCCTGGCATCAACCTGATGTGTGA
- the LOC100383037 gene encoding NAC domain-containing protein 14 isoform X4 gives MHEYRTTEPQFESGKQGGYVLYRLFWKPEEKTERSSPKEMDRSGNSPTTIRSSRDNQEANEEANTPLNKKSLESALHDPIELPNSAETPAGPRKMCLADRNDNLVATAPVVSHIPFQGHAAGVAKQVDPSAAASAHFVNPQNGNDDCNNFMSDFTPILPHENAFFTGTQQGAFGFDGNGIMNHPDALDAFLNQTLVDTDEHSSTTSKVQYDSDIPTEFANHWNMQDEHQDWWEKLDFEPYEPTLLPYDTTDLDVLSVDSGADSFNDLFNVTGITLRPQQLDSTVQPDCVFPDQGTALRRLKLQVVECGESITKDESEDEVSCVESPNYFDESVEFAAEKGVASYGDGADSTGIVIRSRYPAPSSSSESSFTQQGTAMRRLRLQLGLNEGTCPSSGDSSSCIVDESESQQKAEIEEDASTNLAGSVDNLPGNSHDDEQKDIPEHDAEMSVSGVKSVLRLRKTSAESLKDVKQEDCLEPDGRAPMQRVGFQSSIIWLVLSVAVLLLLYCGVWMSMICILVRCFAHMGSWHQPDV, from the exons atgcacgagtACCGCACCACCGAGCCTCAGTTCGAGTCTGGCAAGCAG GGTGGTTATGTTCTTTATCGCCTCTTCTGGAAACCAGAGGAGAAAACTGAGCGCTCCAGCCCAAAGGAAATGGATAGAAGTGGCAACTCGCCTACTACTATTCGTTCTTCACGTGACAACCAAGAGGCGAATGAGGAAGCTAATACACCATTAAATAAAAAATCTCTAGAATCTGCTCTGCATGATCCGATTGAGCTGCCCAATTCTGCTGAAACCCCTGCTGGGCCAAGGAAAATGTGCCTGGCGGACAGAAATGATAATTTGGTGGCTACTGCACCGGTTGTTTCCCATATACCTTTCCAGGGACATGCTGCTGGTGTAGCTAAG CAGGTTGATCCTTCAGCTGCTGCTTCAGCCCACTTCGTTAATCCCCAGAATGGAAATGACGACTGCAACAATTTTATGTCTGATTTCACCCCCATTCTACCGCATGAAAATGCATTCTTCACTGGTACACAGCAAGGAGCTTTTGGTTTTGATGGAAATGGCATCATGAATCATCCTGATGCCCTGGATGCTTTCTTGAACCAAACACTTGTTGATACTGATGAACATTCATCGACAACATCAAAAGTTCAGTATGATTCTGACATTCCAACAGAATTTGCGAACCATTGGAATATGCAG GATGAGCATCAAGACTGGTGGGAAAAGTTAGATTTTGAGCCATATGAACCAACTTTGCTTCCTTATGACACCACTGACCTAGACGTACTCTCAGTAGACTCTGGCGCCGATTCCTTCAATGACCTCTTCAATGTGACTGGCATTACTCTTAGGCCTCAACAGTTGGACTCCACTGTGCAACCAGACTGTGTGTTCCCTGATCAGGGCACTGCACTAAGGAGGCTGAAGCTACAGGTTGTTGAGTGTGGGGAGAGCATAACTAAAGATGAGAGTGAAGATGAAGTATCATGTGTTGAAAGTCCAAACTATTTTGATGAATCTGTCGAGTTCGCTGCAGAGAAGGGTGTGGCTTCTTATGGGGATGGGGCTGACTCAACTGGGATTGTTATTAGAAGCCGTTACCCTGCCCCAAGTTCAAGCTCAGAGAGTTCATTCACTCAACAGGGAACTGCTATGCGAAGGCTACGGTTGCAGTTGGGCCTTAACGAAGGCACATGTCCTAGTAGTGGTGATTCATCAAGCTGCATCGTAGATGAATCAGAAAGTCAGCAGAAAGCAGAG ATTGAAGAGGATGCAAGCACGAACCTAGCTGGAAGTGTTGATAATCTACCTGGCAATAGCCATGATGATGAGCAAAAGGACATCCCTGAACATG ATGCTGAAATGTCTGTTTCAGGAGTTAAATCTGTCCTGAGGCTGCGGAAAACTTCTGCGGAAAGTCTGAAGGATGTGAAGCAGGAGGATTGTCTGGAGCCAGACGGGAGAGCACCGATGCAGAGGGTAGGCTTCCAATCATCCATCATCTGGCTGGTTCTTTCGGTGGCTGTGCTGCTGCTTCTCTATTGTGGCGTATGGATGAGTATGATATGTATCCTGGTGCGGTGTTTTGCGCACATGGGTTCCTGGCATCAACCTGATGTGTGA